From one Sphingomonas sp. BT-65 genomic stretch:
- a CDS encoding rhamnogalacturonan acetylesterase → MSRLVLAAAVLAVASPALAQQARERTDAPPIEPYKIILVGDSTMAVGSGWASMFCARHVKSSTACLNLGRGGRSTRSYRQEGSWPIALAEAKVAGYKATYVLIQFGHNDQSSAPERWTEQGTEFPANLAHMVEEVRAAGAVPVLVTPLARRQFKDGKLDNTLESWSEQVRKVATATNTPLVDLNRRSAAVVQKLGAEESMALAQTEPTAEERAAAKTGTTLKPRSAEEARLPDLPVKPGGPRGQHTRKFDYTHLGETGAGVFAKLVADDLARAVPALASQLVP, encoded by the coding sequence GTGAGCCGGCTTGTGCTCGCCGCCGCCGTGCTGGCCGTGGCTTCGCCCGCGCTAGCGCAGCAGGCGCGCGAGCGCACCGATGCGCCGCCGATCGAGCCGTACAAGATCATACTGGTCGGGGATTCGACGATGGCGGTCGGCAGTGGCTGGGCGTCGATGTTCTGCGCACGGCATGTCAAATCGTCGACCGCGTGCCTCAATCTCGGGCGCGGCGGGCGTTCGACGCGCAGCTACCGCCAGGAAGGCTCGTGGCCGATCGCGCTCGCCGAGGCCAAGGTGGCGGGATACAAGGCGACCTATGTCCTGATCCAGTTCGGCCATAACGACCAGTCGAGCGCCCCCGAGCGCTGGACCGAGCAGGGCACCGAGTTCCCGGCGAACCTCGCCCATATGGTCGAGGAGGTCCGCGCAGCGGGCGCGGTGCCTGTGCTGGTGACGCCGCTGGCGCGCCGCCAGTTCAAGGACGGCAAGCTCGATAACACGCTCGAGAGCTGGTCGGAGCAAGTGCGCAAGGTCGCCACCGCGACCAACACGCCGCTGGTCGATCTCAACCGGCGCAGCGCGGCGGTAGTGCAGAAGCTGGGGGCCGAGGAGTCGATGGCGCTCGCGCAAACCGAGCCCACCGCCGAGGAGCGCGCCGCTGCCAAGACCGGCACCACGCTCAAGCCGCGTTCGGCGGAAGAGGCGCGCTTGCCCGACCTGCCGGTCAAGCCCGGCGGACCGCGCGGCCAGCATACGCGCAAGTTCGACTACACCCATCTCGGCGAGACCGGGGCGGGCGTGTTCGCCAAGCTGGTGGCGGACGACCTGGCGCGCGCGGTCCCGGCACTGGCATCGCAGCTCGTACCATAA
- a CDS encoding SDR family NAD(P)-dependent oxidoreductase, which yields MRFKDKVAVVTGGGRDIGKSISLRLASEGAKVVINYRSDEAAAKATLDAIEAAGGTGLLARADVTKADEAAWLVKAATEAFGGKIDVLVNCAGGMVARKTLAEMDEAFFDTVMDLNLKSAFLVTKAALPHLGEGAAIVNIASQAGRDGGGPGASVYAASKGALMTITRSWAKELGPQGIRVNALCPGLIGTSFHDIFSKPEGRAAVAGNTPLRREGHPDEVAAAVAFLASGDASFLTGTNVDINGGLFFS from the coding sequence ATGCGTTTCAAGGACAAGGTTGCCGTCGTCACCGGCGGTGGGCGCGACATCGGCAAGTCGATTTCGCTGCGTCTCGCCAGCGAGGGCGCGAAGGTCGTCATCAACTATCGCAGCGACGAGGCCGCGGCCAAGGCGACGCTCGATGCGATCGAGGCCGCTGGCGGCACCGGCCTGCTCGCGCGCGCCGACGTGACCAAGGCCGACGAGGCGGCGTGGCTGGTCAAGGCCGCGACCGAGGCGTTCGGCGGCAAGATCGACGTGCTGGTCAACTGCGCGGGCGGGATGGTGGCTCGCAAGACGCTCGCCGAGATGGACGAGGCGTTCTTCGACACGGTGATGGACCTGAACCTCAAGTCCGCCTTCCTCGTCACCAAGGCGGCGCTGCCGCACCTCGGCGAGGGCGCGGCGATCGTCAACATCGCCTCGCAGGCCGGGCGCGATGGCGGCGGGCCGGGCGCGAGCGTCTATGCCGCGTCCAAAGGCGCGCTGATGACGATCACGCGCAGCTGGGCGAAGGAGCTGGGGCCGCAAGGGATCCGCGTCAACGCGCTGTGCCCGGGGCTGATCGGCACGTCGTTCCACGACATCTTCTCCAAGCCCGAGGGCCGTGCCGCGGTCGCTGGCAACACCCCGCTGCGCCGCGAGGGACATCCCGACGAGGTCGCGGCGGCGGTCGCTTTCCTCGCTTCGGGCGATGCTTCGTTCCTCACCGGCACGAACGTCGACATCAACGGCGGGCTGTTCTTCTCGTGA
- a CDS encoding MFS transporter, with protein MKSGFRWWIIALIALATVINYIDRNALAVMWPEVAKDIGADKEDYALLVTIFMVFYALGQSLFGKIFDVVGTRMGFAISIIVWSLSIAAHSFVRSMAMLGLLRATLGISEAGNWPGAAKANATWFPRSERAFAQGIFNAGASLGAIVSAPLVAVLFGFVGWRTTFLIVGILGFLWLLPWLWVYKSDPDAHPWLSQAEREHILGANERVDADAKPDGYAPSMGQLLRHRQAWAVMAGRFFLDPIWWLFVSWLPIYLNESFGFDVKQIGMFAWVPFVGAMAGSLSGGWLSGKLIQRGWSADKARKTAITLGCVIMLPALLLTATASTPLYAVLLIAAILFGFQVAINNIQTLPSDWFAGGAVGSLAGISGTAAVAGTLITTWLVPAMTKASFAPIFILGAALVPLSLLSIWLGGRIEPVQPKTND; from the coding sequence ATGAAATCGGGTTTCCGCTGGTGGATCATCGCGCTGATCGCGCTCGCGACCGTGATCAATTACATCGACCGCAACGCGCTCGCGGTGATGTGGCCCGAGGTCGCCAAGGACATCGGCGCCGACAAGGAAGACTATGCCCTGCTGGTGACCATCTTCATGGTCTTCTACGCGCTCGGCCAGTCGCTGTTCGGCAAGATCTTCGACGTGGTCGGCACGCGCATGGGCTTCGCCATCTCGATCATCGTGTGGTCGCTGTCGATCGCCGCGCACAGCTTCGTGCGTTCGATGGCGATGCTCGGGCTGTTGCGCGCGACGCTCGGCATCAGCGAGGCGGGCAACTGGCCCGGCGCGGCCAAGGCCAACGCGACCTGGTTCCCGCGCTCGGAGCGCGCTTTCGCGCAGGGCATCTTCAACGCCGGCGCGTCGCTCGGCGCGATCGTGTCGGCGCCGCTCGTGGCCGTGCTGTTCGGCTTCGTCGGCTGGCGCACCACCTTCCTGATCGTCGGTATCCTCGGCTTCCTGTGGCTGCTGCCGTGGCTGTGGGTCTACAAGTCCGACCCCGACGCGCACCCTTGGCTGAGCCAGGCCGAGCGCGAACATATCCTGGGCGCGAACGAGCGTGTCGATGCCGACGCCAAGCCGGACGGCTACGCCCCGTCGATGGGCCAGCTGCTGCGCCATCGCCAGGCCTGGGCGGTGATGGCCGGGCGCTTCTTCCTCGATCCGATCTGGTGGCTGTTCGTCTCGTGGCTGCCGATCTACCTCAACGAAAGCTTCGGCTTCGACGTCAAGCAGATCGGCATGTTCGCCTGGGTGCCGTTCGTCGGCGCGATGGCGGGCTCGCTCTCGGGCGGATGGCTGTCGGGCAAGCTGATCCAGCGCGGCTGGAGCGCGGACAAGGCGCGCAAGACGGCGATCACGCTCGGCTGCGTGATCATGCTGCCGGCGCTGCTGCTCACCGCGACGGCATCGACGCCGCTCTATGCGGTGCTGCTGATCGCGGCGATCCTGTTCGGCTTCCAGGTCGCGATCAACAACATCCAGACCTTGCCGAGCGACTGGTTCGCCGGCGGCGCGGTCGGCTCGCTCGCCGGGATCAGCGGCACCGCCGCGGTCGCGGGCACGCTGATCACCACCTGGCTGGTGCCGGCGATGACCAAGGCGAGCTTCGCGCCGATCTTCATCCTGGGCGCGGCGTTGGTGCCGCTCTCGCTTCTTTCCATCTGGCTCGGCGGCCGGATCGAACCCGTTCAACCCAAGACCAACGACTAA